A stretch of Paenibacillus peoriae DNA encodes these proteins:
- a CDS encoding DUF4280 domain-containing protein, with protein MAKEKASMTIQAGSGAKKGYVVAGAILKCNRGTQPTRLKRPFSHGVYIKDKAQMNVGDHEPGVHISGFGNCFSSANPAVQNSEMVDIFGVKKAPCIPVILRPWIGGKQDVLVEGQPALLEHCTNACLYCGAITIENDGQNLE; from the coding sequence ATGGCAAAAGAAAAAGCATCCATGACCATTCAGGCCGGATCAGGTGCAAAAAAAGGATATGTGGTTGCAGGGGCTATTTTGAAATGCAACCGTGGTACACAACCCACCCGGCTCAAGCGTCCGTTTAGCCACGGTGTTTACATCAAGGACAAGGCCCAGATGAATGTGGGGGATCACGAACCGGGAGTTCATATATCTGGGTTTGGTAACTGTTTTAGCTCGGCCAATCCGGCGGTTCAAAATAGCGAGATGGTGGACATTTTCGGTGTGAAGAAGGCGCCTTGTATTCCGGTCATTCTTCGACCCTGGATTGGGGGCAAGCAGGATGTGCTCGTCGAGGGACAGCCTGCCTTGCTGGAGCATTGTACCAATGCCTGCCTGTATTGCGGAGCAATAACGATTGAAAATGACGGGCAGAATCTGGAATGA
- a CDS encoding phage baseplate assembly protein V has product MDKVQETSGYRHVELLSKVPLQTMTDIRIERRLGDHVRLVVSGIVPEENQERFMELESEAEPVEVIEKDKDGQRLRTLFHGQMTRITLKQVHGIHYVQLEAISHTIRLDVRPVTRSFQNHTMTYGQLLKQVLTGYTGADVIDTVSGGAQLGALTLQYRETDWAFLKRMASRFGAVLVPEAAADAPKFWFGIPEGRPATLDEVPYRSRKSFVGADGAFSDGDGLSCGASSVYEAAAILGGPLPGSGHVDDGIKYFWSDSSSSERLSAVSVDGFMGRALPGGADLWQRQPGIQIGMRHNEANTPYGTFYTVESARYFRPGDVLSFQGKELLVADIVSRMDRGLFLHTYTLVSEDEIRQKPIWNHSVRGASLEGQVLEVERDQVRVHLTIDAVQEREKACWLPYATGYSAEGHSGWYVMPEKGDMVQVQFPTLQESDGFAARSVRRSGKPIPELGNPDIKYWGTPHDKLVKLSAQELLVSAKTDSVYISLDAKGIQVHSDHTLSIAAKRGLTIHAEDTLDITANEAIYLQAGSSSMVIDGETDIRSSRVKLDGIIKRPVFVADLEPVPEPPLMSIKAYQAAHAPKSTGGAGGGSPSEQGSGSSKPGKVGVSPAASASPKANLLGGMLNVAQKALSIIGTVPVLGTPARIVSSKLASIRRDVAKGGSTRALKYAAAGLSMLAGVPSGGWAVLAGRNLAREAVAFNRRVAAYKKSGVGQRYAAAYRGKVWTAARNIASSRSLGELAKNLAHNMDKLNTEYHKIPLEVRKGWRNKEVEQLQPLDATGAKKILDEKFGSINQNDQNRNLEFEEYVKNVMVMREGETGFLEEKERLRNEYERYYKFNPNRDFETWFARLTQTSKVESNSETKAQWAFVELILNKKDPYPRPVNPELKGKTEPDVRLETVMNAGAKKAEKEQAEADLRRWYQNLYKGKQQQTFEEWFAHLTSSDKMEAEQALSEFRGKIALESAISQAQFELIISTASIFQSRQSTRPTLGIVSRGMSKGAGGIKGNPKIPEGTGNPSPEQLLKIKHANMKNPRGGLNDLIPLDIRVAKKTQKPVRRHLTQGEKKLAHQHLDDLAARRNGDPNAAQRLASDKYREHPRDDGWTSLDIIDEKKTTGITNVMRLLYKEVDDGIEWRVIQNH; this is encoded by the coding sequence ATGGACAAGGTGCAGGAAACATCCGGTTACCGTCATGTGGAATTACTGAGTAAAGTTCCGCTGCAAACCATGACAGACATTCGTATTGAGCGTAGATTGGGCGACCATGTGCGTTTGGTAGTAAGTGGTATCGTGCCGGAGGAAAATCAGGAACGGTTTATGGAGTTAGAGAGTGAAGCCGAACCGGTTGAAGTCATCGAAAAGGACAAGGATGGCCAGCGGCTGCGTACGTTGTTTCATGGACAAATGACGCGTATCACGCTGAAGCAGGTACACGGTATTCATTACGTACAGTTAGAGGCCATATCACATACGATTCGGCTCGATGTGAGGCCTGTGACCCGGTCTTTTCAAAATCATACCATGACGTATGGGCAGCTGCTGAAGCAGGTACTTACTGGTTATACAGGCGCAGATGTGATTGATACGGTCAGCGGGGGTGCTCAACTGGGCGCTTTGACATTGCAGTACAGAGAAACAGACTGGGCATTTTTGAAAAGGATGGCTTCCAGATTTGGAGCTGTGCTTGTGCCTGAGGCTGCCGCAGATGCCCCCAAGTTCTGGTTCGGTATTCCCGAGGGGCGACCCGCAACACTGGATGAGGTCCCGTATCGTTCAAGAAAAAGCTTTGTCGGCGCAGATGGGGCTTTTTCTGACGGGGACGGTTTGTCATGTGGAGCATCGTCGGTGTACGAAGCCGCAGCAATCCTTGGCGGCCCTCTTCCAGGATCGGGTCATGTGGACGACGGAATAAAATATTTTTGGAGTGATTCAAGCAGCAGTGAGCGACTATCTGCTGTCAGCGTGGATGGCTTCATGGGTAGAGCATTGCCTGGAGGAGCAGACCTTTGGCAAAGACAGCCGGGGATTCAAATCGGTATGCGCCATAACGAAGCCAACACCCCCTATGGTACGTTCTATACTGTGGAGAGTGCACGATATTTCCGCCCGGGAGATGTACTCTCTTTTCAAGGCAAGGAACTGCTCGTTGCGGATATCGTGTCCCGGATGGACCGGGGGTTGTTTTTACATACCTATACACTGGTTTCTGAAGATGAAATTCGGCAAAAGCCGATCTGGAACCATTCAGTGAGAGGGGCCTCCCTAGAGGGCCAGGTACTGGAAGTTGAGCGGGATCAGGTACGTGTACATCTCACCATAGATGCTGTACAGGAACGGGAAAAGGCATGCTGGCTCCCCTATGCAACAGGCTATAGTGCAGAGGGCCATAGCGGCTGGTATGTGATGCCCGAAAAAGGAGACATGGTGCAGGTACAGTTCCCGACTTTGCAGGAGTCGGATGGTTTTGCAGCCAGGTCTGTGAGGCGCAGTGGCAAGCCTATACCCGAGTTAGGCAATCCGGACATTAAATACTGGGGCACTCCTCATGACAAGCTGGTTAAGCTAAGCGCGCAAGAGTTGCTGGTATCGGCTAAAACGGATAGCGTATATATTTCACTTGATGCGAAGGGAATACAGGTACACAGTGACCATACGCTTTCAATTGCGGCCAAACGGGGGCTAACGATCCACGCGGAGGACACACTGGACATTACGGCAAACGAGGCCATTTATTTGCAAGCAGGTAGCAGTAGTATGGTGATAGACGGAGAGACGGATATTCGTTCGTCGCGAGTGAAGCTGGATGGGATAATCAAGCGTCCGGTTTTCGTCGCTGATCTGGAGCCCGTGCCAGAACCGCCGTTGATGTCGATCAAGGCGTATCAGGCCGCCCACGCGCCGAAGAGTACTGGCGGGGCAGGAGGAGGTTCTCCGAGTGAACAGGGTTCGGGGAGCAGCAAGCCTGGGAAGGTAGGTGTTTCCCCCGCTGCGTCTGCATCGCCCAAGGCAAACCTGCTGGGCGGTATGCTGAACGTAGCTCAGAAGGCGCTGAGTATCATCGGTACGGTTCCCGTATTGGGAACGCCTGCCCGGATAGTGAGCAGCAAGCTCGCCTCTATTCGCCGCGACGTTGCCAAGGGAGGATCAACCCGTGCCTTGAAGTATGCGGCCGCTGGTTTATCCATGCTGGCAGGCGTGCCATCAGGAGGCTGGGCTGTGCTGGCCGGAAGGAATCTGGCGCGGGAAGCCGTAGCCTTTAACCGCCGGGTAGCTGCTTATAAAAAGAGCGGTGTCGGACAACGCTACGCCGCCGCTTACAGAGGCAAAGTATGGACGGCAGCCCGCAACATCGCTAGTTCCAGATCATTAGGGGAGCTAGCGAAAAATCTAGCCCATAATATGGACAAGCTGAACACGGAGTATCACAAAATTCCGCTTGAAGTGAGAAAAGGTTGGCGGAATAAGGAAGTTGAACAGTTACAACCCTTAGATGCCACCGGAGCGAAGAAAATTCTTGATGAGAAATTTGGTTCCATTAATCAAAATGACCAAAATAGAAATCTTGAATTTGAGGAATATGTTAAGAATGTAATGGTGATGCGTGAAGGAGAAACAGGTTTTTTAGAAGAAAAAGAAAGATTAAGGAATGAGTATGAAAGATATTATAAGTTTAATCCAAATAGGGATTTTGAAACTTGGTTTGCAAGGCTAACACAAACGAGTAAAGTAGAAAGTAACTCGGAGACAAAAGCCCAGTGGGCCTTCGTAGAGCTGATTTTAAATAAAAAGGATCCGTACCCTAGGCCAGTAAATCCCGAGCTAAAAGGAAAAACAGAGCCAGATGTTCGTTTAGAAACTGTGATGAATGCAGGAGCCAAAAAAGCGGAAAAAGAACAAGCTGAAGCTGATCTAAGGCGATGGTATCAAAATTTATACAAGGGTAAGCAACAACAGACTTTTGAAGAATGGTTTGCCCATCTTACAAGTAGTGATAAGATGGAAGCCGAGCAGGCACTAAGTGAATTCCGTGGGAAGATAGCATTAGAGAGCGCAATTTCTCAAGCACAGTTCGAACTCATAATTTCCACCGCATCTATCTTCCAATCAAGACAGAGCACCCGTCCGACTCTTGGTATTGTATCTCGCGGCATGTCAAAAGGAGCAGGGGGCATTAAGGGGAATCCTAAGATACCAGAGGGGACGGGGAATCCTTCACCTGAACAATTGTTAAAAATTAAGCATGCTAATATGAAGAACCCTAGAGGGGGACTTAATGATTTGATTCCATTAGATATAAGGGTAGCTAAAAAGACGCAGAAACCTGTACGTAGGCATCTTACCCAAGGTGAAAAGAAACTAGCTCATCAGCATCTAGACGATCTTGCAGCACGCAGGAATGGGGATCCAAATGCAGCCCAAAGATTAGCTTCCGATAAGTACAGAGAACACCCCCGTGATGATGGATGGACTAGCCTCGACATTATTGATGAGAAAAAAACTACTGGAATAACGAACGTTATGAGGCTTCTTTATAAAGAAGTAGATGATGGGATAGAATGGAGAGTTATTCAGAACCATTAA